The Scomber japonicus isolate fScoJap1 chromosome 13, fScoJap1.pri, whole genome shotgun sequence genome includes a window with the following:
- the LOC128371063 gene encoding olfactory receptor 146-like: MENYTYNSFMLQLEGLNVSKEIYPLFLFFLFSYLFIMVTNVGIAILVFSDKNLHQPMYLLFCNLPFNDILGNSIIVPRLLIDMLRPSSERLISYYECVVQAFTVHMFGTTTHTVLIIMAFDRYVAICNPLRYAVIMTNKMVIKLTVSAWGVACVLVGILLGLTIRLNRCRTLIMNPYCDNASIFMLSCESVFINNVYGLTFTVFLFTGSIGSMVLTYSKIALVCLTSKNKSLNSKALKTCSTHLVVFLIMVFSGMSLIVLHRFPQYSNYRKLSSILFHIIPGSLNPIIYGVQCTEMRRSLAKLFDPKKILHTK, encoded by the coding sequence ATGGAAAACTACACTTACAACAGCTTCATGCTCCAGCTGGAAGGGTTAAATGTTTCAAAGGAAATAtaccctctcttccttttcttccttttctcctacCTGTTTATAATGGTTACAAATGTTGGCATTGCTATTCTAGTTTTCTCTGACAAGAACCTCCACCAGCCCATGTATCTCCTGTTTTGCAACCTACCATTTAATGACATACTTGGAAACTCTATCATAGTGCCTCGTTTGCTTATAGACATGTTGAGGCCTTCCTCTGAACGCCTCATTAGCTACTATGAGTGTGTGGTCCAAGCTTTTACTGTGCACATGTTTGGTACCACCACTCACACTGTGCTCATAATTATGGCCTTTGACAGATATGTTGCCATCTGCAATCCTCTGCGTTATGCTGTCATAATGACCAACAAGATGGTGATCAAGCTGACAGTTTCTGCCTGGGGAGTGGCCTGTGTTTTGGTTGGGATTCTGCTCGGTCTGACCATACGGCTGAACCGATGCAGGACTCTGATCATGAATCCCTATTGTGACAATGCCTCAATTTTTATGCTCtcctgtgagagtgtgtttatTAATAATGTCTATGGACTCACTTTCACTGTATTTCTGTTTACAGGCTCTATAGGCAGCATGGTTCTCACCTATTCTAAAATTGCATTAGTCTGTCTAACCAGTAAGAACAAGTCTTTAAACAGTAAAGCCTTGAAGACCTGCAGCACTCATCTGGTTGTGTTTCTGATCATGGTGTTCAGTGGAATGTCACTCATTGTTCTGCATCGCTTCCCTCAGTACTCAAACTACAGAAAACTCAGTAGCATCTTGTTTCATATAATCCCTGGCAGCCTGAACCCT
- the LOC128371059 gene encoding olfactory receptor 146-like: MENYTYNSVMLQLEGLNVSKETMYPLFLFFLFSYLFIMVTNVGIAILVFCDKNLNQPMYLLFCNLPFNDVLGNSILVPRLLIDMLRPPSERIISYYECVVQAFIAHMFGTTTHTVLMIMAFDRYVAICNPLHYTVIMTNKKMIKLTVSAWGVPFILVGILLGLTIRLNRCRTLITNPYCDNASIFMLSCESVFINNVYGLTFTVFLFTGSIGSIVFTYTKIALVCLTSKNKSLNSKALKTCSTHLVVYLIMIFSGMSLIVLHRFPQYSNYRKLSSILFHIIPGSLNPIIYGVQSAEIRKSLAKLFEPKKILPSK, from the coding sequence ATGGAAAACTACACTTACAACAGCGTAATGCTCCAGCTGGAAGGGTTAAATGTTTCAAAGGAAACTATGtaccctctctttcttttcttccttttttcctaccTGTTTATAATGGTTACAAATGTTGGCATTGCTATTTTAGTTTTCTGTGACAAGAACCTCAACCAGCCCATGTATCTCCTGTTTTGTAACCTACCATTTAATGACGTACTTGGAAACTCTATCCTAGTGCCTCGTTTGCTTATAGACATGTTGAGGCCTCCCTCTGAACGTATCATCAGTTATTATGAGTGTGTGGTTCAAGCTTTTATTGCACACATGTTTGGTACCACTACTCACACTGTGCTCATGATTATGGCCTTTGACAGATATGTTGCCATCTGCAATCCCCTGCACTACACTGTCATAATGACCAACAAGAAGATGATCAAGCTGACAGTTTCTGCCTGGGGAGTGCCTTTTATTTTGGTTGGGATTCTGCTCGGTCTGACCATACGGCTGAACCGATGCAGGACTCTGATCACAAATCCCTATTGTGACAATGCCTCAATTTTTATGCTCtcctgtgagagtgtgtttatTAATAATGTCTATGGACTCACTTTCACTGTATTTCTGTTTACAGGCTCTATAGGCAGCATAGTTTTCACTTATACTAAGATTGCATTAGTCTGTCTAACCAGTAAGAACAAGTCTTTAAACAGTAAAGCCTTGAAGACCTGCAGCACTCATCTGGTTGTGTATCTGATCATGATTTTCAGTGGAATGTCACTCATTGTTCTGCATCGCTTCCCTCAGTACTCAAACTACAGAAAACTCAGTAGCATCTTGTTTCATATAATCCCTGGCAGCCTGAACCCTATTATTTATGGCGTGCAGTCCGCAGAGATACGGAAATCTTTGGCAAAGTTGTTTGAGCCCAAGAAAATTTTGCCATCAAAATAA
- the LOC128371048 gene encoding olfactory receptor 52K1-like, with the protein MENYTYNSPTLQLEWLNVSKDSMYPLFLFLLFSYLFIIVANVGIAFVVFIDKTLHQPMYFLFWNLSVSDIIGNSVIVPRLLVDMWRPASERIISYYECVVQAFTTHMFSTTSHTVLMIMAFDRYVAICNPLRYTTIMTDKMLIKLTIFAWGVAFVLVGILLGLTIRLNRCRTLMRSIYCNNAALFKLSCESVFINNVYGLTFTVILFTGSIGSMVLTYTKITVICLTSKNKSLNSKALKTCSTHLVVYLILLLSLMTIVTLHRFPQLAESRKMVALLFHVIPGSLNPIIYGMQSKEIRRFLSKVFDLKKVFPS; encoded by the coding sequence ATGGAAAACTACACCTACAACAGCCCCACATTGCAGCTAGAGTGGTTAAATGTCTCAAAGGATTCTATGTAccctttgtttctctttctccttttctcatATCTATTTATAATTGTTGCAAATGTCGGCattgcttttgttgttttcattgatAAAACCCTTCATCAGCCAATGTATTTCCTTTTCTGGAACCTGTCAGTCAGTGACATTATTGGaaattctgtcattgtgccccGTTTGCTTGTAGACATGTGGCGGCCTGCCTCTGAACGTATCATTAGTTATTATGAGTGTGTGGTCCAAGCTTTCACCACACATATGTTCAGTACCACTTCTCACACTGTGCTCATGATTATGGCCTTTGACAGATATGTTGCCATCTGCAATCCACTGAGGTATACTACCATAATGACTGACAAAATGTTGATCAAGCTGACCATTTTTGCTTGGGGAGTGGCCTTTGTGTTGGTTGGGATTCTGCTTGGTCTGACCATACGGCTGAACCGATGCAGGACACTGATGAGAAGCATTTATTGTAATAATGCTGCATTGTTTAAACTCTCTTGTGAAAGTGTTTTCATTAATAATGTCTATGGCCTCACTTTCACTGTAATTCTGTTTACAGGTTCTATAGGCAGCATGGTTCTCACCTATACTAAGATTACAGTAATCTGTTTAACTAGCAAGAACAAGTCTTTAAACAGTAAAGCCTTGAAGACCTGCAGCACTCATCTGGTTGTGTATCTGATTTTGCTGCTAAGTCTAATGACTATCGTTACTCTGCATCGATTCCCCCAGTTGgcagaaagcagaaaaatgGTTGCCCTTTTATTTCATGTTATCCCTGGCAGCCTCAACCCCATTATTTACGGTATGCAGTCCAAAGAGATACGAAGATTTTTGTCAAAGGTTTTTGATCTCAAGAAGGTTTTTCCATCATGA
- the LOC128371049 gene encoding olfactory receptor 11-like codes for MENYTYNSPTLQLEWLNVSKDSMYPLFLFLLFSYVFIIVANVGIAFVVFIDKTLHQPMYFLYWNLSVSDIIGNSVIVPRLLIDMWRPASERIISYYECVVQAFTTHMFSTTSHTVLMIMAFDRYVAICNPLRYTTIMTDKMLIKLTIFAWGVAFVLVGILLGLTIRLNRCRTLIGSIYCNNAALFKLSCESVFINNVYGLTFTVVLFTGSIGSMVLTYTKITVICLTSKNKSLNSKALKTCSTHLVVYLILLLSGMTIITLHRFPQLAESRKMVALLFHVIPGSLNPIIYGMQSKEIRRFLSKVFNLKKVFPS; via the coding sequence ATGGAAAACTACACCTACAACAGCCCCACATTGCAGCTAGAGTGGTTAAATGTCTCAAAGGATTCTATGTAccctttgtttctctttctccttttctcatatgtgtttataattGTTGCAAATGTCGGCattgcttttgttgttttcattgatAAAACCCTTCATCAGCCAATGTATTTCCTTTACTGGAACCTGTCAGTCAGTGACATTATTGGaaattctgtcattgtgccccGTTTGCTTATAGACATGTGGCGGCCTGCCTCTGAACGTATCATTAGTTATTATGAGTGTGTGGTCCAAGCTTTCACCACACATATGTTCAGTACCACTTCTCACACTGTGCTCATGATTATGGCCTTTGACAGATATGTTGCCATCTGCAATCCCCTGCGCTACACTACCATAATGACTGACAAAATGTTGATCAAGCTGACCATTTTTGCTTGGGGAGTGGCCTTTGTGTTGGTTGGGATTCTGCTTGGTCTGACCATACGGCTGAATCGATGCAGGACACTGATTGGGAGTATTTATTGTAATAATGCTGCATTGTTTAAACTCTCTTGTGAAAGTGTTTTCATTAATAATGTCTATGGCCTCACTTTCACTGTAGTTCTGTTCACAGGTTCTATAGGCAGCATGGTTCTCACCTATACTAAGATTACAGTAATCTGTCTAACTAGCAAGAACAAGTCTTTAAACAGTAAAGCCTTGAAGACCTGCAGCACTCATCTGGTTGTGTATCTGATTTTGCTGCTAAGTGGAATGACTATCATTACTCTGCATCGATTCCCCCAGTTGgcagaaagcagaaaaatgGTTGCCCTTTTATTTCATGTTATCCCTGGCAGCCTCAACCCCATTATTTATGGTATGCAGTCCAAAGAGATACGAAGATTTTTGTCCAAGGTTTTTAATCTCAAGAAGGTTTTTCCATCATGA
- the LOC128371050 gene encoding olfactory receptor 52K1-like, which yields MENYTYNSPTLQLEWLNVSKDSMYPLFLFLLFSYLFIIVANVGIAFVVFIDKTLHQPMYFLFWNLSVSDIIGNSVIVPRLLIDMWRPASERIISYYECVVQAFTTHMFSTTSHTVLMIMAFDRYVAICNPLRYTTIMTDKMLIKLTIFAWGVAFVLVGILLGLTIRLNRCRTLMRSIYCNNAALFKLSCESVFINNVYGLTFTVILFTGSIGSMVLTYSKITVICLTSKNKSLNSKALKTCSTHLVVYLILLLSLMTIVTLHRFPQLAESRKMVALLFHVIPGSLNPIIYGMQSKEIRRFLSKVFNLKKVFPS from the coding sequence ATGGAAAACTACACCTACAACAGCCCCACATTGCAGCTAGAGTGGTTAAATGTCTCAAAGGATTCTATGTAccctttgtttctctttctccttttctcatATCTATTTATAATTGTTGCAAATGTCGGCattgcttttgttgttttcattgatAAAACCCTTCATCAGCCAATGTATTTCCTTTTCTGGAACCTGTCAGTCAGTGACATTATTGGaaattctgtcattgtgccccGTTTGCTTATAGACATGTGGCGGCCTGCCTCTGAACGTATCATTAGTTATTATGAGTGTGTGGTCCAAGCTTTCACCACACATATGTTCAGTACCACTTCTCACACTGTACTCATGATTATGGCCTTTGACAGATATGTTGCCATCTGCAATCCCCTGCGCTACACTACCATAATGACTGACAAAATGTTGATCAAGCTGACCATTTTTGCTTGGGGAGTGGCCTTTGTGTTGGTTGGGATTCTGCTTGGTCTGACCATACGGCTGAACCGATGCAGGACTCTGATGAGAAGCATTTATTGTAATAACGCTGCATTGTTTAAACTCTCTTGTGAAAGTGTTTTCATTAATAATGTCTATGGCCTCACTTTCACTGTAATTCTGTTTACAGGTTCTATAGGCAGCATGGTTCTCACCTATAGTAAGATTACAGTAATCTGTTTAACTAGCAAGAACAAGTCTTTAAACAGTAAAGCCTTGAAGACCTGCAGCACTCATCTGGTTGTGTATCTGATTTTGCTGCTAAGTCTAATGACTATCGTTACTCTGCATCGATTCCCCCAGTTGgcagaaagcagaaaaatgGTTGCCCTTTTATTTCATGTTATCCCTGGCAGCCTCAACCCCATTATTTATGGTATGCAGTCCAAAGAGATACGAAGATTTTTGTCCAAGGTTTTTAATCTCAAGAAGGTTTTTCCATCATGA
- the LOC128371051 gene encoding olfactory receptor 11-like translates to MENYTYNSPTLKLEWLNVSKDSMYPLFLFLLFSYVFIIVANVGIAFVVFIDKTLHQPMYFLYWNLSVSDIIGNSVIVPRLLIDMWRPASERIISYYECVVQAFTTHMFSTTSHTVLMIMAFDRYVAICNPLRYTTIMTDKMLIKLTIFAWGVAFVLVGILLGLTIRLNRCRTLIGSIYCNNAALFKLSCESVFINNVYGLTFTVVLFTGSIGSMVLTYTKITVICLTSKNKSLNSKALKTCSTHLVVYLILLLSGMTIITLHRFPQLAESRKMVALLFHVIPGSLNPIIYGMQSKEIRRFLSKVFNLKKVFPS, encoded by the coding sequence ATGGAAAACTACACCTACAACAGCCCCACATTGAAGCTAGAGTGGTTAAATGTCTCAAAGGATTCTATGTAccctttgtttctctttctccttttctcatatgtgtttataattGTTGCAAATGTTGGCattgcttttgttgttttcattgacAAAACCCTTCATCAGCCCATGTATTTCCTTTACTGGAACCTGTCAGTCAGTGACATTATTGGaaattctgtcattgtgccccGTTTGCTTATAGACATGTGGCGGCCTGCCTCTGAACGTATCATTAGTTATTATGAGTGTGTGGTCCAAGCTTTCACCACACATATGTTCAGTACCACTTCTCACACTGTACTCATGATTATGGCCTTTGACAGATATGTTGCCATCTGCAATCCACTGAGGTATACTACCATAATGACTGACAAAATGTTGATCAAGCTGACCATTTTTGCTTGGGGAGTGGCCTTTGTTTTGGTTGGGATTCTGCTTGGTCTGACCATACGGCTGAATCGATGCAGGACACTGATTGGGAGTATTTATTGTAATAACGCTGCATTGTTTAAACTCTCTTGTGAAAGTGTTTTCATTAATAATGTCTATGGCCTCACTTTCACTGTAGTTCTGTTCACAGGTTCTATAGGCAGCATGGTTCTCACCTATACTAAGATTACAGTAATCTGTTTAACTAGCAAGAACAAGTCTTTAAACAGTAAAGCCTTGAAGACCTGCAGCACTCATCTGGTTGTGTATCTGATTTTGCTGCTAAGTGGAATGACTATCATTACTCTGCATCGATTCCCCCAGTTGgcagaaagcagaaaaatgGTTGCCCTTTTATTTCATGTTATCCCTGGCAGCCTCAACCCCATTATTTATGGTATGCAGTCCAAAGAGATACGAAGATTTTTGTCAAAGGTTTTTAATCTCAAGAAGGTTTTTCCATCATGA